A stretch of Castanea sativa cultivar Marrone di Chiusa Pesio chromosome 2, ASM4071231v1 DNA encodes these proteins:
- the LOC142623691 gene encoding uncharacterized protein LOC142623691 has protein sequence MTRGNQREKDRERAQARGGSKSSKNKDDGLTPEQRRERDAKALQEKLAKKAAGGSASAGAGGGGNSSNKK, from the exons ATGACTC GCGGAAACCAGAGGGAGAAGGATCGCGAGCGGGCTCAGGCTCGAGGCGGCAGTAAGTCTAGCAAGAACAAAGATGATGGCTTGACCCCCGAACAGCGCCGcgagag GGATGCCAAGGCACTGCAAGAAAAGTTGGCTAAGAAGGCGGCCGGTGGGTCCGCCTCCGCTGGAGCTGGAGGTGGAGGTAATAGCAgtaacaagaaataa